The proteins below are encoded in one region of Lactuca sativa cultivar Salinas chromosome 3, Lsat_Salinas_v11, whole genome shotgun sequence:
- the LOC111903126 gene encoding uncharacterized protein LOC111903126, with translation MSNIAKLEFATLEVSGKDYVTQMIDVKMHLESMGISNDIYEFNNCLHKTRRKHKFSFEYLDITDPSILWNLLKKRFDHQKEVILPNARDKWRTLRFQDFNKVNEYNSALFRICAQLKYYGQEVIDEDMLKKTCSTFHATNITLMQ, from the coding sequence ATGTCCAACATTGCAAAGCTCGAGTTTGCAACACTTGAAGTTAGTGGGAAAGACTATGTGACACAGATGATAGATGTAAAAATGCATCTTGAGTCCATGGGAATCTCAaatgatatatatgaatttaataATTGTTTGCACAAGACAAGGCGAAAGCACAAGTTTTCCTTTGAATATCTTGATATTACTGATCCAAGTATTCTTTGGAATCTCTTGAAAAAAAGATTTGATCATCAAAAGGAAGTTATACTTCCAAATGCTAGAGATAAATGGAGAACACTAAGGTTTCAAGACTTCAATAAAGTAAATGAATACAACTCAGCTTTGTTCAGAATATGTGCACAACTCAAGTATTATGGACAAGAAGTTATTGATGAAGATATGTTGAAGAAAACTTGCTCCACGTTTCATGCAACAAACATTACCTTAATGCAATAA